The following proteins come from a genomic window of Malus sylvestris chromosome 4, drMalSylv7.2, whole genome shotgun sequence:
- the LOC126618227 gene encoding probable LRR receptor-like serine/threonine-protein kinase At3g47570, whose translation MGHSCTNRTLVLFKFLRGFILLCMSTCLESAALRNLTLLENESDRLALLDFKKRITTDPFDVMSSWNHSIHFCNWVGVSCHRSTKRVLMLNLKSKKLVGSISPSVGNLTYLTGINLRYNNFHGEIPPEMGRLQSLQYLNLSHNSFGGKIPTNLSQCIQLKLLNLENNHIKGSIPNQLSSLLNLEDIWLYDNNLTGSIPPWIGNFSSLRTLDLVRNNLQGSIPNELGHITGLVQFSIGENNLSGIVPSSIYNISSIQMFNVVINHLHGELPPNLGTMLPNLIQLHFSANKIRGNIPISLSNASRLQRLGLAENGFSGTVPSESLGSLRSLVSLNFESNQLGKRKVGDLNFLNFLANCTSLVFLGLRDNHFGGEIPRSIANLSTQLQALTLGANVIHGSLPNGIGNLINLTVLAIEGNHLGGNVPLEIGKLEKLEQLYMGGNEFSGSIPSSLGNMTLLLNLYMEVNRFEGSIPPSLGNYQNLLDLILSSNNLTGTIPKTLMELSTLSISLDLSDNYLTGQLPFEVGDLVHLTELNLLRNNLSGEIPSTLGSCASLERLYLQGNKFEGIIPQSLQFLKGLEELDISSNNLSGQIPEFIGKLGALKYLNLSYNDFEGELPKEGIFANISGVSILGNHRLCGGIPQLHLPPCPSKKHHSSRGLHSPKVVIPIACVFAIIIALSCSFGACSIMKKSRDKLATSRSYKDWKSGVSYSQLIESTNGFSVDNLIGLGSFGSVYKGIIPSDGTVVAIKVLNLQQQGASKSFIDECKTLRSTRHRNLLKIITTCSSIDNQGKDFKSLVFEFMANGSLDSMLYPREEEQTLSKRLSFMQRLNIAIDVASALDYLHHHCETTIVHCDLKPSNVLLDEDIVAHVGDFGLARFLFETSNGPSFSQTMSSQLKGSIGYIPPEYGTGGQVSILGDVYSYGILLLEMFTGKRPTDDMFKGGLSIYQFVAMALPDHVMDIVDHSIILHLEADCDVNDDIEREQTPSRRNNHGPVKAKKLKECLVLVMKIGLSCCAMSPRERMLMDAVVRKMSGIRDSYLKV comes from the exons ATGGGGCATTCATGTACCAATCGTACGCTGGTTTTGTTCAAATTCCTGCGTGGGTTCATTCTTTTATGCATGAGCACATGCCTCGAATCTGCAGCACTTCGCAACCTTACTCTGCTTGAAAATGAATCTGATCGCTTGGCTCTGCTAGACTTCAAGAAAAGAATAACCACAGATCCTTTTGATGTCATGAGCTCGTGGAATCATTCCATCCATTTCTGCAATTGGGTTGGAGTTTCATGCCACCGTTCCACCAAAAGAGTCTTGATGTTGAACCTGAAATCAAAAAAGTTGGTAGGCTCCATTTCACCTTCAGTTGGAAATCTTACTTATCTCACTGGAATCAATTTGAGATACAACAACTTTCATGGGGAAATTCCTCCAGAAATGGGTCGTCTACAAAGCCTACAATATCTCAACCTCTCTCATAATTCCTTTGGTGGGAAAATTCCAACTAATTTGTCGCAATGCATACAACTAAAATTGCTTAATTTGGAAAACAATCATATTAAGGGGTCAATTCCGAACCAACTCAGTTCATTGTTGAATTTAGAAGATATATGGCTGTATGATAACAATCTCACTGGATCCATCCCACCTTGGATAGGAAACTTTTCTTCTTTGAGGACTCTTGATCTTGTGAGAAACAATTTGCAAGGAAGCATACCAAATGAGCTTGGGCATATAACAGGCTTGGTTCAATTCTCAATTGGGGAGAATAATTTGTCTGGTATAGTCCCTTCTTCAATATATAATATTTCCTCCATACAAATGTTCAATGTCGTTATCAACCACTTACATGGAGAGCTACCACCAAATCTCGGCACTATGCTTCCTAATCTCATACAGCTTCACTTTAGTGCGAACAAAATAAGAGGAAATATTCCTATATCATTGTCAAATGCTTCTAGACTTCAGAGGCTTGGGCTTGCTGAAAATGGCTTCTCTGGGACAGTCCCTAGTGAAAGTCTAGGAAGCTTGCGAAGCTTAGTTTCGCTAAACTTTGAAAGCAATCAACTGGGAAAGAGAAAAGTTGGTGACTTGAATTTTCTCAATTTCTTGGCTAATTGcactagtttggtgtttttgggTCTTCGCGATAATCATTTTGGAGGAGAGATCCCAAGATCCATAGCCAACCTTTCGACCCAACTACAAGCTCTTACTCTTGGGGCCAATGTGATACATGGAAGCCTCCCTAACGGCATTGGAAATCTTATAAATTTGACCGTTCTAGCAATAGAAGGTAACCATTTGGGTGGTAATGTCCCGCTTGAAATTGGGAAGCTAGAGAAGTTAGAGCAGTTGTATATGGGTGGTAACGAATTTTCTGGGTCAATCCCGTCCTCACTTGGTAACATGACGTTATTGTTAAACCTCTACATGGAGGTCAACAGGTTTGAGGGCAGTATACCTCCAAGTCTTGGAAACTACCAAAACTTATTAGATCTTATACTTTCAAGTAACAACCTTACGGGCACCATACCTAAAACGCTTATGGAGCTTTCAACCCTTTCAATTTCTTTAGACTTGTCTGACAATTATTTGACTGGTCAACTGCCCTTTGAGGTGGGTGATTTAGTGCATCTCACGGAGCTAAATCTCCTAAGAAACAATTTATCAGGTGAAATCCCAAGCACCCTCGGCAGTTGTGCTAGTTTGGAGCGCTTGTATTTGCAAGGTAATAAGTTTGAAGGAATAATTCCTCaatctcttcaatttttaaaagGCTTGGAAGAACTTGATATTTCAAGCAACAACTTATCTGGTCAGATTCCTGAATTCATAGGCAAGCTTGGTGCTCTCAAGTATCTCAATCTTTCGTACAATGATTTTGAGGGCGAGTTGCCTAAAGAAGGGATTTTTGCAAATATTAGTGGTGTCTCTATTCTTGGAAATCATAGGCTCTGTGGTGGCATCCCACAATTACATCTACCACCATGCCCCTCAAAAAAACACCATTCATCTCGAGGACTACATTCCCCAAAAGTTGTCATCCCTATAGCTTGTGTATTTGCAATCATAATTGCTCTATCATGCTCCTTTGGTGCTTGTTCAATAATGAAAAAGTCAAGAGATAAGCTTGCAACTTCACGTTCTTATAAGGATTGGAAATCAGGTGTCTCCTACTCACAACTCATTGAATCAACTAATGGGTTCTCTGTGGATAATCTGATTGGTTTGGGAAGTTTTGGTTCTGTTTATAAAGGGATAATTCCTAGTGATGGAACGGTAGTTGCTATTAAGGTATTAAACCTTCAACAACAAGGAGCTTCCAAGAGTTTTATAGATGAATGCAAAACTTTAAGGAGTACAAGGCACCGTAATCTTCTCAAGATCATAACTACATGCTCGAGCATTGATAATCAAGGTAAAGACTTCAAAAGTCTAGTTTTCGAGTTCATGGCAAATGGAAGTCTTGACTCAATGTTGTATCCAAGGGAAGAGGAGCAAACTCTAAGCAAGAGATTGAGTTTTATGCAAAGATTGAACATTGCCATTGATGTTGCTTCTGCGTTAGATTATCTCCACCACCATTGTGAAACAACCATTGTTCATTGTGATCTAAAGCCGAGCAACGTGCTTCTTGATGAAGATATAGTAGCCCATGTTGGGGATTTTGGTTTAGCAAGGTTCCTCTTTGAAACATCAAATGGTCCTTCATTCAGTCAAACAATGTCATCTCAGTTAAAGGGTTCTATAGGCTACATTCCTCCAG AGTATGGTACAGGAGGCCAAGTTTCTATACTTGGAGATGTTTACAGCTATGGGATACTATTGCTGGAAATGTTCACAGGAAAAAGACCTACCGATGACATGTTCAAAGGCGGTTTAAGCATTTACCAATTTGTAGCCATGGCTTTGCCTGACCATGTCATGGACATAGTTGACCATTCAATTATCCTCCACCTCGAAGCAGACTGTGATGTCAACGATGACATAGAGCGAGAACAAACTCCATCGAGACGTAACAATCATGGCCCggtgaaagcaaagaaattaaAGGAATGCTTGGTTTTAGTGATGAAAATAGGACTCTCTTGCTGTGCCATGTCACCAAGGGAACGGATGCTGATGGACGCGGTTGTCAGAAAAATGAGTGGAATTAGGGACTCGTACCTCAAAGTTTAA